CTGCTGTATTTCGCCGTTATCCGTTGTCTGGAATTAGCTACAGGTATTGCCAACCAATTCACCAAAGGGATGGTTATGCTTATGCGTTCGCTCATACTATAGGCGACTAAAGTCGCCGTTCGTTTTTCCTCCCTGCGCTAAAGCGACAGGGCTGCTAAGAAATTTGTTCTGAGAAATACTAGGGAGATAGCCATGCAGAGATATTTCCAAGAAGCCAACCGACACTCAAACCAAGATGGATTTTTTTGCGATCGCGTTGCAAATATGCAGAAAAAATCCATCGGCCGCGAACGCGGCCATCGCCGTCGTCAACAAAAATCCTATCGCGACGAACGAGAAATTAACGAGCTTTTGGACCAACTGCCACAAATGCTAGATTCCCTGGAAAGTTTTCGCGAATCTAAATAGAAATTAGCCGTTGTTTTCTAGAGAAGCAGATAGGTTTTCCAGGGAATCGATCAAGCGATTGGCTCGATTTTTATAGGCGATTATTTGAACTGGTAAATCGGGCGATCGCAGGATTTCCCCAAACTGAAGCAGCTCTTTTTGTAGGGAATTCTGCTCTCCATCGGATAGTTCCGTTTTCCCAGCGAGGGTGGTTTCGTAGGGCTGCAAATGCATTCGTTCTTGACGGTAAATTTTGGCCAGGGGTGGATTTTTAGAAAGCAAAGAGCGGATGCATTGCAGCAAACAAGAATCTTGCCGGGCAATTTTTTCACCAATCGTATAAAGTTGCGGTTGCCAGGCCTCTATGGAAAGGTCAGAACTAGCCACCGCATTGGCAAAAGCTTGCAGGGTAATGGTATCTCGGGGCGTCAGTACAATCAGCGATCGCATACTTTTCAATTGATTCCTAAACGTGAACGCGACTAGGGATTCATGGCTACGCAATAGAATCGTAGCTTCTCCATCCTGCTACCACCAGAGGGAGGCGGCGCTCCCGCCTACTGCCAGGAACTTCTGCGGTTGCAGCACCCCAGGTCATTGCTGCCTGTGGGTAGATAGTTGAAAATACAATACCAACTTTTGGCCCGTTCCCTACCTTGATGAATCGGGTGATGCCGAGACTTGCAGGGTTGGTTGTCCCTCGCCAAGCCGGTCTTGTATCTACCCATATCTCCAGCGTTCTCGCCCTGGTGGGCAATAGTGCCATACGGGGCTGAGGTGATTATACCCCATCCGCCGCTAAAAGCGCGAATGACGCTTCGCGTTCATTCATAGAATGCGCGGCGGTTTGGCTCAACTTGAAAAAAACTAAATTTTACCAGCCAAAACAAACCCTGCCCAATAATACGGATGGGCGTAAGGGCAATATTCCGACCCCATTTTATTCGACCGACTGCGAGCCACATCAGCAGCAATTTCCAACTCCTCGCTACATTCGGGAGCTGCCGTTGCCAACCGTTGGGCTAAATCCCGCTGCCAAGTGGCCAAATCCCCATAGGTACGGGTTCGCAGCCACTGTTTGGCTTGTTGCAAAGCTGCCGCCGGCGAAGTGGCTTCTCGCAACAGTTGGTAAAAACGCACCACCAACAACGCCGTGGAAATTTCTTCTACCTGCCACAGGGTGTACAACACGTAACGAGACCCCTGCGCCAAAAAGACATTGGCAACTCCTATCCATTCTGCCGGCACTTCCGCAAGTTCGGATTCGGGCAAGTGAAGCTGGCAAGCAGACAAGCATACCAACGCCGAAGCCGTTACTTGTCCAAACAGTTCGCCCATGGATAAAAATTCCCCTTGAAACAATTGCCACCCAGAAGCCATGGGTTGGTGAGGATAGTGTAGAAAAGGACCGGCAAAATGAAAAATATCGCTTCCGGTGGCGAGGGTCGATTGCAAGGAACTGGCGGTACAGTCGCTGGCTGAGAGGCGGCGAGCTTGGGAAAACAACCCGGCAATGGTTGCTGTTTCAATTTCGCCGTAGCGAGCCATATCGGACCCCGGTTCGGCACCCACAAAAGCTTGGAATTCCCCTGTTTGGCGTTGGGCAAGAAGTTCGGCGGTGGGGGCATTGGGCAGTTGGGTAATGGCAAAATCGGGAAATAGAGCATCGAAGGGGAACAAGTGCAAAACCTGGTGGGGAAGCAACACCAGTTGGCTAACATCTTCCAAATGGGGGAGCAAGCGATCGATGCCTAGAATTTCGCTTAATTGTACCAAGCGATCGCTCATTTCTTGTTGCCAGAGATGAATTTGGTTGTTTTCCCGACCTGGTTGACCAAAAGCCTCGCCACCGGCAAATCCCTGAAAGAATGCTTGCAACCAAGCTTGTAGGTGAAATGGGGGCGATTCGTGGTGGTGGGTGGTCGTGGTGGTGGGGGAGGGAGAAGCTAGCCACGGGTCGGGAATGGTATCGCTGGCGGAGGAGGTAGTGGAAAAGGGGACCTCGATGGCAACGGGCGGTTGGTCGTGTTTGAGGATAAAAGCGATAATATTTTTACTTCCCAAGTACCAAGAAACCGCAGCAGTTTGGGCATCCAAACATTGCTGTAACCGTTGGTAGCTGGCTTTTTCGCTTTCGCCTACCCTGCGACCGTGGAGGGTTTCTTGGGCAGCGGCGTATTTTTGGGTTTCTGCCAGTTCCCAAGCGGCGATGGGATGGTTTTCTATCAGTTCCTCGACGGAAGCGTCGGATGCGATGGCTGGGGCAGCCGCTTCGCCGGAGTGGTCGGTAGGTTCGGCAGCTAGCTGGGATAGGTCAGGGGCCGATTTCTTGGAGAAAGTGGAGGTGGTCGTAGTCGCCTTGGCGTTGACTTCCACATCCAAAGAACTGACGTTGGCATTGGCTGGAGCAGGTTCGCTGGGGGCAGACTGCAAACCGATGGCTTGGTTGTTGGCTTCGATCGCTTCTTCGTAGCGTCCCAATTTTTGCAGAGCCACGCCTTTGTTAATCCAAGCTTCCCGGGAGTTGGGATTGAGTTGTAGTACTCGCTGCCAGCTATCCACGGCTTCTTCCCAGCGTTCGGTGGCACTGAGGGCGATGCCGCGGTTGAACCAAATTTGTACGTCGTCGGGGGTAAGTTCTGCCGCTCGGTCCCAACATTGTAAAGCTTCTTGCCAACGACCTAGGTGGGCACCCAAGGCAATGCCGCGGTTAAACCAGGTTTTGGCGTTGTTCGGACGAATTTCTAGCGATCGCTGCCAGCTGCGGTTGGCTTCTTCCCACCGCCCCAAATCGGCCAAAGCATCGCCGCGGTTTCCCCAAGCAGCAGCCACATCGTCTTTGATTTCTAAGGCTCGTTCGTAGGAAGCGATCGCACCCTGCAAATCTCCCAAATTGCCCAAAGCATTGCCGCGATTAATCCAAGCCCGGTAGTGGTTTTCATCGTACAGCAGCACTTGGTCCAACAGTTGCCGGGCAGCTTCGTATTCTCCCGCTTCCAACTTTTCCA
This portion of the Geitlerinema sp. PCC 9228 genome encodes:
- a CDS encoding CHAT domain-containing tetratricopeptide repeat protein; amino-acid sequence: MLRKIWQWLKRMFRRLFGRRRQPVSQSPVPSTLSASRSDPLSNTELENYFMQLLDGVEKGWNQTQVRRFFHAFRDRVSHEQWVSWLQNFGRQLVEAEVPNHELARRLKKFAQVSHPELAGIADRIGTQLLERELPAGEVESYFQQSLEKLEAGEYEAARQLLDQVLLYDENHYRAWINRGNALGNLGDLQGAIASYERALEIKDDVAAAWGNRGDALADLGRWEEANRSWQRSLEIRPNNAKTWFNRGIALGAHLGRWQEALQCWDRAAELTPDDVQIWFNRGIALSATERWEEAVDSWQRVLQLNPNSREAWINKGVALQKLGRYEEAIEANNQAIGLQSAPSEPAPANANVSSLDVEVNAKATTTTSTFSKKSAPDLSQLAAEPTDHSGEAAAPAIASDASVEELIENHPIAAWELAETQKYAAAQETLHGRRVGESEKASYQRLQQCLDAQTAAVSWYLGSKNIIAFILKHDQPPVAIEVPFSTTSSASDTIPDPWLASPSPTTTTTHHHESPPFHLQAWLQAFFQGFAGGEAFGQPGRENNQIHLWQQEMSDRLVQLSEILGIDRLLPHLEDVSQLVLLPHQVLHLFPFDALFPDFAITQLPNAPTAELLAQRQTGEFQAFVGAEPGSDMARYGEIETATIAGLFSQARRLSASDCTASSLQSTLATGSDIFHFAGPFLHYPHQPMASGWQLFQGEFLSMGELFGQVTASALVCLSACQLHLPESELAEVPAEWIGVANVFLAQGSRYVLYTLWQVEEISTALLVVRFYQLLREATSPAAALQQAKQWLRTRTYGDLATWQRDLAQRLATAAPECSEELEIAADVARSRSNKMGSEYCPYAHPYYWAGFVLAGKI
- a CDS encoding RRXRR domain-containing protein; its protein translation is MSNLVFIFDTNQRLLDPVHPGKAWRLLSAGNAAVFRRYPLSGISYRYCQPIHQRDGYAYAFAHTIGD